A segment of the Chitinophagaceae bacterium genome:
CATCAGAATAATGCCCACCGTATCGTATTCCCACAAAAATATCTCCTTTCCCGATACAAGAGGTGACTATACAAAAAAAGAAAAGAGGAGCAATTATGTTTATTTTTATGAGGTTCATTCAAATTAAAATTTCATAATATAATATGTTAAAATAATAAGTATAAAATTGATAATTTTAAGATTTAGGATGTTTTTATTATTACTTGTACTTGATAAGTTAATACATCTGGACTTTCTTCTTCATTGAAATCATTGATTATAGCATTTTTAGGTTGTAAATGAAAAAGAACCGCACCTCCACCAATAAAGGGTTCAACATAGTTTAGATCTTTGATATTTTTTGGCAACAAATCAACAATTGAAGGCATAAGTTGTCTTTTTCCTCCAACCCATTTTAAAAAAGGAGCTACTAATTTGTTGTTTTTTACCATCTTAGGTTTTTTCTTAAGATATTTCCTATGTTTTTATTATTTCGTACATTCATAGAAGACATTCATAGAAGTATTTTTTTTTTTAACATACCTATATTTTTTAATATTCGTAAATATAAAACAAAAACATAATTATATTTTATTTCATAAATATTATTTAAAATAATGTAAATTGCAAACAGACAAATATATTATTTCAAAACAAAACATAAAAATAAAGTATGGCATTACAGTGTGGAATTTTAGGTTTACCAAATGTAGGGAAGTCAACGCTTTTTAATGCGTTATCAAAAGGAAAAGCAGAAGCGGCTAATTATCCTTTTTGCACTATTGAGCCGAATGTAGGGGTTATTACTGTTCCCGATGAGCGTCTAACTGACTTAGAAAAATTAGTAAAACCCGAAAAGGTTGTTCCTACTATAATGGAATTTGTGGATATTGCGGGTTTAGTGAAGGGTGCGAGTAGGGGAGAGGGTTTAGGAAATAAATTTCTAGGAAATATCCGAGAAGTAGATGCTCTGATACACGTGGTGAGATGCTTTCATGATAATAATATAGTGCATGTTGCGGGGAAAATAAACCCCGTGGAAGATAAAGAAGTAATAGATACAGAATTACAGGTGAAAGATTTAGAATCAGTAGAAAAAAAAATAGCAAAAACGGAAAAAACAGCTAAAACAGGCGATGCAAAAGCAAAAACAGAGTTATCTTTTCTGCTCTCGGTAAAAAAACATTTAGAAATGGGAAAAAATATCCGCACATTAGACATTTCGCCCGCAGAAAAAGAAACTATTGCTGACCTACAACTCTTAACTCTCAAGCCCATTATTTACGTTGCCAATGTAGATGAAAATTCCATAAACAAAGGAAATGAATTGGTAGAGAAGCTCCGAGAATCTATTCAAGATGAGACATCAGAACTTATAGTACTCTGTGCCGCTATAGAAGCACAAATTGCAGAATTGGAAGAGGACGAAAAAGAAATGTTTTTGTCGGGATATAATTTAGCAGAACCCATTTTGAATGTACTTATCAAATCGTCTTACCACTTATTAAATCTCATCACTTATTTTACCGCTGGTCCCAAAGAAGTAAGAGCTTGGACTATACAAAAAGGATGGAAAGCCCCAAAAGCAGCAGGGGTTATCCATACCGATTTTGAAAGAGGATTTATACGAGCAGAAGTTATTCCTTTTGCGG
Coding sequences within it:
- a CDS encoding DNA adenine methylase, with protein sequence MVKNNKLVAPFLKWVGGKRQLMPSIVDLLPKNIKDLNYVEPFIGGGAVLFHLQPKNAIINDFNEEESPDVLTYQVQVIIKTS
- the ychF gene encoding redox-regulated ATPase YchF, whose translation is MALQCGILGLPNVGKSTLFNALSKGKAEAANYPFCTIEPNVGVITVPDERLTDLEKLVKPEKVVPTIMEFVDIAGLVKGASRGEGLGNKFLGNIREVDALIHVVRCFHDNNIVHVAGKINPVEDKEVIDTELQVKDLESVEKKIAKTEKTAKTGDAKAKTELSFLLSVKKHLEMGKNIRTLDISPAEKETIADLQLLTLKPIIYVANVDENSINKGNELVEKLRESIQDETSELIVLCAAIEAQIAELEEDEKEMFLSGYNLAEPILNVLIKSSYHLLNLITYFTAGPKEVRAWTIQKGWKAPKAAGVIHTDFERGFIRAEVIPFAEFVKYGSEHACREAGKLNVEGKEYIVKDGDIMHFRFHV